A region from the Methanofollis liminatans DSM 4140 genome encodes:
- a CDS encoding class I SAM-dependent methyltransferase: protein MNEVRHGEERKAVLSLADVDEKEVLDIGAGPLAIMAVQDYDCFVTSIDLDTDKLAEFEGLAADAGVAEKISFEVADASDLPYCDDAFDIGICFGALHHVPVERREQVISELARVSYERFVIAEFTPEGFAELHGGEAFTPVDLTKLEGLLKGMGDVSVHQVGKMAVYVFEKNR from the coding sequence ATGAACGAAGTGCGGCATGGTGAGGAGCGTAAGGCCGTTCTCTCTCTGGCGGACGTGGACGAGAAGGAGGTGCTCGACATCGGGGCGGGCCCTCTTGCGATCATGGCCGTACAGGACTACGACTGCTTTGTGACGTCGATCGATCTGGATACCGATAAACTGGCCGAGTTCGAGGGTCTGGCCGCGGATGCCGGGGTGGCCGAGAAGATCAGTTTCGAGGTGGCCGATGCGTCTGATCTCCCGTACTGCGACGACGCCTTTGACATCGGCATCTGTTTCGGCGCTCTTCATCATGTCCCGGTGGAACGGCGGGAGCAGGTGATCTCAGAACTCGCCCGCGTCTCGTACGAGCGCTTCGTGATCGCTGAGTTCACGCCCGAGGGTTTTGCCGAACTGCACGGCGGCGAGGCGTTCACCCCGGTGGACCTGACCAAACTCGAAGGTCTGCTGAAGGGGATGGGGGATGTCTCTGTCCACCAGGTCGGGAAGATGGCGGTGTACGTCTTCGAGAAAAACCGCTGA